Proteins encoded by one window of Nitrospinota bacterium:
- the selA gene encoding L-seryl-tRNA(Sec) selenium transferase: protein MEDKKQKLLRNLPSVEEILQQEEIKETSKSYPRRLVVDSIKRVIEGKRMEILKEDSDNSFDKIDLSMETLLKMTLTDIKESSQYCLKKVINATGVIIHTNIGRSVLSQEVISHISTIAGSYSNLEYDLKLGKRGSRNDNIVDIVKEITGAESALVVNNNAAAVLVSLDTLSSGKEVIVSRGELVEIGGSFRIPDIMRKTSAILREIGTTNKTHLDDYAAAINKNTGLIFKVHKSNFKMMGFTKEVPLEELVALGRKHNIPVMEDLGSGNLIDIRKYGLEGEPTAQESIKKGADVVTFSGDKLLGGPQAGIIIGKESYINAIKKNPLHRTVRIDKMTLAGMEATLKLYLDEEKAIQNIPTLRMLTMPITELERKAEKLLREMENTETSAIFDLEIQENTSEVGGGALPLQKLPTRVLSLKPKTLSVDFVEQYFRSYHPSILGRIYKDQFLFDLRTIDETDFQDIVNAFIGLKSLQG from the coding sequence ATGGAAGATAAAAAACAAAAATTATTGAGAAATCTTCCCTCCGTGGAAGAAATCCTCCAACAGGAAGAGATAAAAGAAACATCTAAGAGTTACCCCAGACGCCTTGTTGTTGATTCAATTAAAAGGGTAATTGAAGGAAAAAGAATGGAGATTCTGAAGGAGGATAGCGACAACAGCTTTGATAAAATTGATCTCTCTATGGAAACCCTACTTAAGATGACCCTCACAGATATTAAGGAATCGAGCCAATATTGCTTAAAGAAGGTTATTAATGCCACCGGCGTCATCATTCATACGAACATCGGAAGGTCCGTTCTCTCTCAAGAAGTTATCAGCCACATCTCAACCATAGCCGGTTCCTATTCAAATCTCGAATATGATCTTAAGCTTGGAAAGAGAGGTTCAAGAAACGATAATATCGTTGATATTGTTAAAGAAATAACTGGGGCAGAGTCTGCCTTAGTTGTGAATAATAATGCTGCGGCTGTTCTTGTCTCTCTCGATACCCTCTCTTCTGGAAAAGAGGTCATCGTCTCAAGAGGAGAGCTGGTAGAGATAGGTGGCTCCTTCAGGATTCCAGATATCATGAGGAAAACCAGTGCCATATTAAGGGAAATAGGGACAACCAATAAGACCCATCTTGATGATTATGCAGCAGCCATCAATAAAAATACCGGCCTGATTTTCAAGGTTCACAAGAGCAATTTTAAGATGATGGGCTTTACAAAAGAGGTTCCCCTTGAAGAACTTGTCGCATTGGGAAGAAAACACAACATTCCTGTGATGGAGGATTTAGGAAGTGGTAATCTTATCGACATACGAAAATATGGTTTAGAGGGAGAACCAACAGCCCAAGAGTCAATCAAAAAGGGTGCTGACGTCGTTACCTTTAGTGGGGATAAACTTCTGGGCGGGCCTCAGGCAGGGATTATTATAGGAAAAGAATCATATATTAATGCTATCAAAAAGAATCCCCTTCACAGGACAGTGAGGATAGATAAAATGACACTGGCTGGGATGGAAGCCACCCTTAAGCTCTATCTGGATGAGGAAAAGGCCATTCAGAATATTCCAACATTAAGGATGCTGACAATGCCTATAACGGAACTAGAGAGAAAGGCTGAAAAGCTCCTTAGAGAGATGGAAAATACAGAAACATCAGCCATTTTTGATTTAGAAATACAGGAGAACACGTCTGAGGTCGGTGGTGGAGCACTTCCCCTCCAGAAACTTCCAACAAGAGTTCTTTCCTTGAAGCCAAAGACCCTATCCGTAGATTTTGTGGAGCAATATTTCAGGTCTTACCATCCATCGATTCTTGGAAGAATCTATAAAGATCAATTCTTATTT
- the scpB gene encoding SMC-Scp complex subunit ScpB gives MDTREMKGIIETLLFVSEKPLTIERVVEVINKAVGRDVIRSLFNELIMEYRGCALQIREVAEGYQLCTRSEYSEWIRDFLKIERRSKLSRASLETLAIIAYKQPITRMEVEDIRKVEISGILKGLLEKRLIRIVGRKKVLGRPMMYGTTREFLEYFGLKELSDLPRREEFLSMYDKGSAKKEEEKEAELFDNNSH, from the coding sequence TTGGATACAAGGGAGATGAAGGGGATTATAGAGACTTTATTATTTGTTTCCGAGAAGCCTTTGACGATAGAGAGGGTTGTTGAGGTTATCAATAAGGCTGTAGGAAGGGATGTGATCAGGTCTTTATTTAACGAATTAATCATGGAGTATAGAGGTTGTGCTCTTCAGATAAGGGAGGTTGCGGAAGGATATCAGTTATGCACCCGATCTGAGTATAGTGAGTGGATTAGAGATTTTTTAAAGATTGAGAGGCGCTCAAAACTTTCTCGGGCTTCTTTAGAGACTCTTGCGATTATAGCTTATAAGCAGCCGATTACGAGAATGGAGGTTGAGGATATTCGGAAGGTAGAGATAAGTGGCATATTGAAGGGTCTTTTAGAGAAGAGGTTGATCAGGATTGTGGGTCGGAAGAAGGTTTTAGGGAGGCCGATGATGTATGGGACAACGAGGGAGTTTTTGGAGTATTTTGGATTGAAAGAGCTCTCGGATTTACCCCGGAGAGAAGAGTTTTTATCTATGTATGATAAGGGTTCTGCTAAAAAAGAAGAAGAGAAAGAAGCAGAACTCTTTGACAATAATTCCCATTGA
- a CDS encoding segregation/condensation protein A, translating into MDYKVKLEIFEGPLDLLLHLIKKNELDIYNIPIALITEQYIEYLDLMKALNLDIAGEFLVVASTLTLIKSEMLLPSPEVEEEEEGEDPRAELVERLLEYKRFKELALELKEKELAEREIFTKGGVLDVDSARKDQDIWIDASIFDLLNALKGLLETLSEDETKEIFIDEITVSEKINFIMERLEGEDFLSFESLFSHFGNKIEVIVTFLALLELMKLRMVTVQQISPFGTIRIYQAV; encoded by the coding sequence GTGGATTATAAGGTTAAGTTAGAGATTTTTGAAGGCCCATTAGACCTGTTGTTACATCTTATCAAGAAGAATGAGCTTGATATATATAATATACCCATAGCATTGATAACAGAGCAGTATATAGAGTATCTCGATCTAATGAAGGCTCTTAATCTTGATATTGCAGGAGAGTTTCTTGTTGTGGCATCTACACTCACCCTGATAAAATCGGAGATGCTTCTTCCTTCTCCTGAAGTAGAGGAGGAAGAGGAAGGGGAAGATCCAAGAGCGGAACTCGTGGAGAGACTTTTGGAATATAAGAGGTTTAAAGAATTGGCATTAGAGCTAAAAGAGAAAGAGCTAGCTGAAAGAGAAATCTTTACCAAGGGTGGGGTTTTAGATGTAGATTCAGCAAGAAAGGATCAGGATATCTGGATTGATGCGTCCATATTTGACCTCCTAAATGCTCTAAAGGGCCTTTTGGAGACGCTATCAGAAGATGAAACCAAGGAGATCTTCATTGATGAAATAACAGTCTCTGAAAAGATAAATTTTATTATGGAGAGACTTGAGGGGGAGGATTTCTTAAGTTTTGAGTCGTTATTTTCTCATTTTGGAAACAAGATAGAAGTCATTGTTACTTTTTTGGCCTTATTGGAGTTAATGAAACTAAGGATGGTTACTGTTCAGCAGATAAGTCCATTTGGAACAATAAGAATCTATCAGGCTGTTTAG
- a CDS encoding PilZ domain-containing protein, translated as MKEKRRAPRTVLECTSIDIYPKNVQTEPELRGKIYDISPLGAKFISQKPYIIGSIIYFALLLPSHGSLKGISGIVLSCEQKNSNEFHIAIEFKDIDYYQKFLIENYIKVMKSWNENIK; from the coding sequence ATGAAGGAAAAACGTCGAGCACCAAGAACAGTTTTAGAATGTACTTCAATTGATATCTATCCAAAAAATGTACAAACAGAACCAGAACTTAGAGGAAAAATCTATGATATTTCTCCTTTAGGAGCAAAATTTATTTCTCAAAAACCATATATTATAGGCTCAATAATTTATTTCGCTCTTTTGTTACCAAGTCATGGTTCCCTAAAAGGTATCTCAGGGATAGTCCTAAGCTGCGAACAGAAAAATAGTAACGAGTTCCATATTGCTATAGAATTTAAAGATATAGATTATTATCAAAAATTCCTAATAGAAAACTACATAAAAGTGATGAAGTCTTGGAATGAAAACATCAAATAA
- a CDS encoding CDP-alcohol phosphatidyltransferase family protein — translation MNLANRITIIRIIVIPFFITLLIYGYLILALILFCLMGLTDGVDGFIARIKGQKTELGTFLDPLADKLLLTTSFITLSIVGEIPVWITILVVSRDVIIVIGALVTHILTDNLVVSPSILGKATTFVQILTISLVLLFYVLHKSSPILTILFLTTAFFTVASGIGYIYREVKIMNGE, via the coding sequence ATGAATTTAGCGAATAGGATTACAATTATCAGGATTATTGTAATACCTTTTTTTATAACCCTTCTTATTTATGGATATCTGATTCTTGCATTAATACTCTTTTGTCTTATGGGTCTAACGGATGGGGTTGATGGATTTATTGCGAGAATCAAAGGGCAGAAGACTGAATTAGGAACATTTCTTGACCCTTTAGCTGATAAACTCCTTTTAACTACCTCCTTTATCACTCTGTCAATCGTTGGAGAAATTCCTGTTTGGATAACTATTTTAGTTGTAAGCAGAGATGTGATCATTGTCATAGGTGCATTAGTGACTCATATCCTTACTGATAACCTTGTAGTATCTCCCAGTATATTAGGGAAAGCGACAACCTTTGTTCAGATTCTAACCATATCTCTCGTACTATTATTCTATGTCCTGCATAAATCATCGCCGATTCTTACAATTCTATTCTTGACAACTGCTTTTTTTACAGTAGCTTCAGGTATAGGTTATATCTATCGTGAAGTGAAGATAATGAATGGTGAATAA
- a CDS encoding pseudouridine synthase: protein MMRVQKFLSEVGIVSRRKAEKLILEGRVTINGEIVRELWKQIDPEKDCIKLDNKIIKRKQKKIYILLFKPKGYVTTLKDEKGRPTVGDLLKDIKFRVFPVGRLDYNTEGLLILTNDGDMAQIMSHPRYGLKKTYMAKVSGILNEKAINTLKKGVKLSEGKTRPANVKVIKTLKNSCWLEITIKEGKKRQIRRMFEMIGHPVRKLKRTKIGFLKLEGLLPGEYRYLSSSEIELLKKEIQKA from the coding sequence ATTATGCGTGTTCAAAAGTTTCTTTCCGAAGTTGGTATCGTTTCAAGGAGAAAAGCAGAGAAATTAATTTTAGAGGGAAGAGTAACTATAAATGGAGAAATTGTCAGGGAATTATGGAAGCAGATTGACCCTGAAAAGGATTGTATAAAGCTGGATAATAAAATTATAAAGAGAAAACAAAAGAAGATTTATATTCTTCTTTTTAAGCCTAAGGGGTATGTTACTACTCTTAAGGATGAAAAGGGGAGACCTACTGTTGGTGATCTCTTAAAGGACATTAAGTTTCGTGTATTCCCTGTAGGCAGGTTAGATTATAATACTGAAGGACTGCTCATTTTAACAAATGATGGTGATATGGCACAAATAATGAGCCATCCAAGATATGGCCTTAAAAAGACTTATATGGCAAAAGTATCCGGTATTTTAAATGAGAAAGCCATTAACACATTAAAGAAGGGTGTAAAATTAAGCGAGGGGAAAACAAGGCCGGCAAATGTAAAGGTGATCAAAACCTTAAAGAATAGTTGTTGGTTAGAGATAACGATTAAGGAAGGTAAAAAAAGGCAGATAAGAAGAATGTTTGAGATGATTGGACATCCTGTAAGAAAACTGAAAAGAACAAAGATAGGTTTTTTGAAGCTCGAAGGCCTTCTCCCTGGAGAATATAGATATCTTTCATCATCTGAAATAGAATTATTAAAAAAAGAAATCCAAAAAGCATAA
- a CDS encoding AI-2E family transporter codes for MIIQNNLKKSLILTISIAAVLYFIFISRDILMPFVIAMLLAYILDPLVDRLQKFKIPRIMAIILLTIVLVSLLALFSIIVFPLIKIQVDSLIEDMPLYIERTKKMIIPILDRIAAKHSDKVQLIIEEGMKRLSTFPLRILDAITSFIFNALSTFVNIVIVAINLLIIPVATFYLLKDFDRIKEKIKEYLPPSSKESIVEKIREIDTILGAFIKGQLTVCLILAVLYSMGLYIINIPMGVLIGIVAGFANIIPYLGLVVGIVPALFLAFLQFKDFEHIIGVILVFGIVQFFEGNFITPRIVGNKVGLHPVVIMIAILVGAKFFGFIGILLAVPIAAILKVFISSGLVKYKNSSLFNQT; via the coding sequence ATGATTATACAGAACAATTTAAAAAAATCACTTATACTAACAATTTCTATAGCTGCTGTTCTTTATTTCATATTTATTTCTCGTGATATACTCATGCCTTTTGTTATTGCAATGTTATTGGCCTATATTTTAGACCCTCTTGTTGATCGATTACAGAAGTTTAAGATTCCAAGAATAATGGCAATTATATTACTGACAATCGTACTGGTTTCCCTACTCGCCCTCTTTAGTATTATTGTTTTTCCTTTGATCAAGATTCAGGTCGATTCTCTTATAGAAGATATGCCTTTATACATTGAAAGAACAAAGAAGATGATTATACCCATCCTTGATCGCATAGCGGCAAAACATAGCGATAAGGTTCAGCTCATCATTGAAGAAGGTATGAAAAGGCTTAGTACATTTCCTTTAAGAATTTTAGATGCAATAACTTCTTTTATTTTTAATGCTCTATCAACATTTGTAAATATAGTAATAGTAGCTATCAATCTTTTGATAATCCCTGTAGCAACATTTTATTTATTAAAAGATTTTGATCGAATAAAAGAAAAGATTAAAGAATATCTCCCTCCTTCATCCAAAGAGTCAATTGTAGAAAAAATAAGAGAAATTGATACGATTCTTGGAGCCTTTATAAAAGGGCAACTCACTGTTTGCCTTATTTTAGCCGTATTGTATAGCATGGGGTTATACATAATAAATATTCCTATGGGCGTTTTGATAGGTATTGTGGCTGGTTTTGCTAATATCATTCCTTATTTAGGGCTTGTAGTAGGCATTGTTCCTGCTCTTTTTTTGGCATTCTTACAGTTTAAAGATTTCGAGCATATCATAGGGGTTATTCTAGTTTTTGGGATTGTTCAGTTTTTTGAAGGAAATTTTATAACTCCAAGGATAGTAGGAAATAAGGTTGGATTGCATCCTGTAGTTATCATGATTGCTATATTAGTCGGCGCTAAATTTTTCGGTTTTATCGGGATTTTATTAGCTGTTCCTATTGCTGCTATATTAAAGGTCTTTATAAGTTCAGGATTAGTTAAATATAAAAATTCCAGCCTTTTTAACCAGACATAA